The DNA segment AAGAATTTCAAGAATTACATATTATTCTGTAATTATAGATTTAAGAGTATACTGATTTAGATGTGAAGTCTGAACATATTCTTTGGTAATTATTCTtctaaaaaaaatgataattctAATGCTTCTAGTAAAAAATTCAGAGTGCCTGTAAATATTATATGAACTTATTAGAGGAAAAAGGGATTTTTCAACTTGTGCGTAATTAGAAATGTGTGAaattttaactaaattatttattttagagattaaagtttgtctacaggAAGCTAATAGAGATAGAAAAGAGATGAGATTAATTGGATCAAAGGAAAAGGACGAAGAAGATGAAGCTAGCTTGATAATAATGTTTGAAGATGGTATTGGTACTGTGCAACTCATTATTAATTGATTACTTATCTCAAATTAAACTTTATTTATATCCCATTCTTTGACAAAAATTTTATCTATGATATTATCAATTTGAGCAAatagaatcaaaaattaaaaaagttaaatGCTCAAATTGCTCAAATAGAAGTTGACTTAACCAAAAGAAAATTATTACCATTTGACCATAACCATTATAATCCATTTCTTTGCCCTtttgattataattatttttatttattttattcaccCTCTACTTATAAGTCATTCTGTGAAACAAACTCTTACCTTCAATCACCATTTTATAATTCTTTTCAAGGttaaattaaaataccaataaatatttagtatttaatttttataaatagaaaaaatatttttctttaatagttAATTTATCTTTTAATAAGCCGATTTAATGCGAACAAATTAACCCTTGGACTGAATTATGTgaaatgcatatatatatataaaggctcAGAGCTTGACAAAACGCAACTCCAAGACCACACCCTTAGCCCATTAGCCCATTATTTGGCACTTCCCCCACCTTATCCATCTCCCTTTCAAAGACAGCATATGCCCTTCCATGGATGATGGATCCCAGTCATTTCTCCTCCACCCAGAAACTCATCAACACAAGCACAACCTACCATTACCATAGCTACCTAGTATAGCTCATTAAAAGGAGCCTTTAGATACTAACGCCACTGATGGCTTCTGCAACTACAAGACCAACTTTCTCCTTCCACATTTCCCAAGTCCCTCCTCCAAAACCCACTGCCCATTTCTGCAAACTATCGTTCATCTCTCTCCATAAACCTCTAAAGACCCATTTTATTATTCGCTCAGTTGATGTCTCTAAAGAAGACAAACCACCTGCTACAAACCAACCAAGTAATCCACCAATACCATCAGCAGCAGAATTACCTTCTGCTGCAGAATCACCCCCTCAAGATTTGGAACCGAAATTTGACCAGCGGAGGTTAGAAGAGAAGTTTGCAGTGTTGAATACTGGGATCTATGAGTGCAGGTCTTGTGGTTACAAATATGATGAGGCTGTTGGCGACCCCTCATACCCAATTCCACCAGGATTGCCGTTTGACAAGTTGCCTGAGGACTGGAGGTGTTGTACTTGTGGGGCTGCAAAGAGTTTCTTCGAAAGTAAGAGTGTGGAGATCGCTGGTTTTGCACAAAACCAGCAATATGGGCTTGGAGGCAACTCGCTTACTTCTGGGCAAAAGGCTATTTTGATATATGGTAGCTTATTGTTGTTTTTTGTTTTGTTCTTGTCAGGGTACTTTCTGCAAT comes from the Hevea brasiliensis isolate MT/VB/25A 57/8 chromosome 5, ASM3005281v1, whole genome shotgun sequence genome and includes:
- the LOC110656740 gene encoding uncharacterized protein LOC110656740, with the protein product MASATTRPTFSFHISQVPPPKPTAHFCKLSFISLHKPLKTHFIIRSVDVSKEDKPPATNQPSNPPIPSAAELPSAAESPPQDLEPKFDQRRLEEKFAVLNTGIYECRSCGYKYDEAVGDPSYPIPPGLPFDKLPEDWRCCTCGAAKSFFESKSVEIAGFAQNQQYGLGGNSLTSGQKAILIYGSLLLFFVLFLSGYFLQ